In a genomic window of Silurus meridionalis isolate SWU-2019-XX chromosome 27, ASM1480568v1, whole genome shotgun sequence:
- the zgc:158260 gene encoding protein FAM47E codes for MWRACLIQDTGCLKQLTGTKVHKMTDRNCQTRLGKSLPVHPWYKERLHIKCLKDPVHKLKLSDALNGHRWRFLTAGLNDFRDGYPVPQAGTLTQPHHGTEAVIFGQSRKPKKSATRRFTKEQACFSKKNCLRETRRRFVDAVEQSLSTHPLALYPHLGSGMTPELFDEVLSILDPAMHVRIETPLAKQEECSKENLVPCEGLIQETLPEETTESPSSPMQDEEKNSSWNPYKLKEAKNIFAKDEEIMINKSLHVSSMDEEINRVTRLFCDWVTSLGQESSDITETTILNLFTSGCEKKTGLTFQDVGTIEKTEELQKKDYSYNQQLKDSELNKVYIPSSKTTYGAWYLNPKTWKKRPLNEPLRDPSVTKDSELQQQPTEKDEELKQIHGAQAFKQFIITKGLRVPRFLSSIFLEEEQENRTRVTVATASAVTCPRSSML; via the exons ATGTGGAGAGCATGTTTAATCCAAGACACTGGTTGTCTAAAACAACTGACTGGTACCAAAGTACACAAGATGACCGACAGAAATTGCCAAACTAGACTCGGAAAAAGCCTTCCAGTTCATCCTTG GTATAAAGAAAGACTTCACATTAAGTGTCTGAAAGACCCAGTTCACAAGCTCAAGCTTTCCGATGCCTTGAATGGACACAGATGGCGGTTTTTGACGGCAGGACTCAATGATTTTAGAGATGGCTACCCTGTACCACAAGCAGGGACTTTGACACAGCCGCATCATGGAACCGAAGCTGTTATTTTTGGCCAGTCTCGTAAGCCAAAGAAATCGGCAACAAGGCGCTTTACCAAAGAGCAGGCATGTTTCTCCAAAAAGAACTGTCTACGCGAGACACGTAGACGATTTGTGGATGCAGTGGAGCAGAGCCTGAGCACACACCCGCTTGCTCTTTATCCACATTTAGGAAGTGGCATGACACCTGAG CTGTTTGATGAGGTCTTGTCTATCCTGGACCCAGCAATGCATGTCAGGATTGAGACACCTCTGGCCAAACAAGAGGAATGTAGCAAAGAAAATCTAGTGCCATGTGAAGGCCTTATTCAAGAGACATTACCAGAGGAAACAACAGAATCTCCTAGCAGTCCAAT GCaggatgaggaaaaaaacagttctTGGAATCCCTATAAATTGAAGGAAGCTAAGAACATTTTTGCCAAAGATGAAGAAATAATGATCAACAAAAGCCTGCACGTCTCTTCAATGGATGAAGAAATCAATAGAGTCACCAGGTTGTTCTGTGACTGGGTCACCTCACTG GGTCAGGAGAGTAGTGACATCACAGAGACTACAATCCTGAACCTGTTCACTAGTGGTTGTGAAAAGAAGACAGGCTTAACATTCCAAGATGTTGGAACCATTGAAAAAACAGAAgagctgcaaaaaaaagacTACTCATACAACCAACAACTGAAAGACTCTGAGCTTAACAAG GTGTACATACCTAGTAGTAAAACGACATATGGCGCATGGTATTTAAACCCTAAAACATGGAAGAAGCGGCCTCTAAATGAGCCACTCAGAGACCCATCAGTGACTAAAGATTCTGAGCTTCAGCAGCAACCCACTGAGAAG GATGAAGAACTAAAGCAGATTCATGGAGCTCAGGCCTTCAAGCAGTTCATCATCACTAAAGGATTAAGAGTTCCCAGG TTTCTCAGTTCTATTTTTTTGGAGGAAGAGCAGGAGAACAGGACCAGAGTGACAGTTGCAACAGCTTCAGCAGTCACATGCCCACGAAGTAGCATGCTTTAA